A region of Nitrosarchaeum sp. DNA encodes the following proteins:
- a CDS encoding MGMT family protein translates to MSIDKKIYKKLLEVPKGKITTYGELAKAVGLKNGQRAVGKIMNKNPYPVIIPCHRVIKSNGKIGGYAYGEEIKSNMLSKEGIKIQNGKILDLENSIYRF, encoded by the coding sequence ATGAGTATTGATAAAAAAATTTACAAAAAACTACTTGAAGTACCAAAAGGAAAAATTACCACTTATGGTGAACTGGCAAAAGCAGTTGGTCTAAAAAATGGACAACGAGCCGTTGGAAAAATTATGAACAAGAACCCATATCCTGTAATTATTCCATGTCACAGAGTTATCAAATCCAATGGAAAGATTGGCGGATATGCATACGGTGAAGAAATAAAATCAAACATGTTATCAAAAGAGGGAATAAAGATTCAAAATGGAAAAATTTTGGATTTGGAAAATTCTATCTATCGATTCTAG
- a CDS encoding 50S ribosomal protein L32e, translating into MPINKEKLAKREEIKGNNPDFVRPESWRYVRLQTNWRKPKGVDHHQRKLKGGRGRPGLVKVGYGGPKIAKGLHPSGYTDNLVYKLSDLENLNPKTDGIRFGHSVGTKKRKEILVKALESKFKIFNARVRTVGSKS; encoded by the coding sequence ATGCCGATCAATAAAGAGAAGCTAGCAAAACGAGAAGAGATCAAAGGAAATAATCCAGATTTTGTCAGACCAGAGAGCTGGCGTTATGTTAGATTACAAACCAATTGGAGAAAACCAAAAGGAGTTGATCATCATCAAAGAAAATTAAAAGGTGGCAGAGGTCGTCCAGGACTTGTCAAAGTCGGATACGGTGGACCAAAAATTGCTAAAGGATTACATCCGTCAGGATATACAGATAATTTAGTTTACAAATTAAGTGACTTGGAAAATCTTAATCCAAAAACAGATGGAATAAGATTTGGACATAGTGTAGGTACTAAAAAGAGAAAAGAGATTTTAGTAAAAGCACTTGAAAGCAAGTTCAAAATATTTAACGCAAGAGTGAGAACCGTTGGTAGTAAATCTTAA
- a CDS encoding D-aminoacyl-tRNA deacylase, whose protein sequence is MELLVAYRDDPAGYNMANFLSQEMKKEGDIYHGKYYDLLIIPTPAISADWLEEKYDYDGFIFLSKHAAESGVLALTCHSTGNFSEAKFGGNDRQIAIPHPFIQKTYLQTLWKHKSIFSDFQITIEATHHGPTALSKPTIFIEIGTTEKQWTDVTLCNSVASLVHQVMSGHIKASPIAICFGGTHYPDKFTNELLEGKYSLGTVVPKHALDNIDENLFSEILSKNKMATTALLDWGGMGPNKQKILELLKTTHLEVIRL, encoded by the coding sequence ATGGAGCTGCTAGTAGCTTATCGCGATGACCCTGCAGGATACAATATGGCAAATTTTCTTTCTCAAGAAATGAAAAAAGAAGGTGATATCTATCATGGAAAATACTATGATTTGCTGATAATTCCAACTCCTGCAATTTCAGCTGATTGGCTAGAAGAAAAATATGATTATGATGGATTTATTTTTCTATCAAAACATGCTGCAGAATCTGGAGTATTGGCACTTACCTGTCACAGTACTGGAAATTTCTCAGAAGCCAAGTTTGGTGGAAATGATAGACAGATTGCAATACCACATCCATTTATCCAAAAAACATATCTTCAAACTTTATGGAAACACAAATCCATTTTTTCTGATTTTCAAATTACTATAGAGGCAACTCATCATGGACCAACTGCATTATCAAAACCTACAATATTCATTGAAATTGGAACCACTGAAAAGCAATGGACTGATGTAACACTCTGCAATTCAGTAGCTTCTCTAGTTCATCAAGTGATGAGTGGTCACATCAAAGCATCACCCATCGCCATATGTTTTGGAGGGACTCATTATCCAGACAAATTTACAAATGAATTACTTGAAGGCAAATACTCCCTTGGAACTGTTGTGCCAAAACATGCCTTAGATAATATTGATGAGAATCTGTTTTCTGAAATTTTATCAAAAAATAAAATGGCAACAACTGCTCTGCTTGATTGGGGAGGAATGGGTCCAAACAAACAAAAAATTCTTGAACTACTAAAGACAACCCATCTTGAGGTAATCCGATTATGA
- a CDS encoding 50S ribosomal protein L19e produces MVVNLKAKKRLVARVTGVGVNRVRLDADHLDDVADAITRQNIRSLITAKKITIKPIVGTSKGRSQMKKAQKHKRGTTQGSKKGRKGARIGKKDVYVAKVRSLRRLLKIAKDRKDLTNPEFWALYKKVGGNTVRNKAHLRLLMEEIIAKRI; encoded by the coding sequence TTGGTAGTAAATCTTAAAGCTAAAAAAAGACTCGTAGCACGAGTTACAGGAGTTGGAGTTAATAGAGTCAGATTAGATGCTGATCATCTAGACGATGTAGCTGATGCAATCACTAGACAAAATATTCGAAGTTTAATTACTGCAAAGAAAATTACCATTAAACCAATTGTTGGAACCTCAAAGGGCAGATCACAAATGAAGAAAGCTCAAAAGCATAAAAGAGGAACAACGCAAGGCTCCAAAAAAGGTAGAAAAGGGGCAAGAATAGGAAAGAAGGACGTCTACGTTGCAAAGGTTCGCTCACTCAGAAGATTACTAAAGATTGCTAAAGACAGAAAGGATTTGACAAATCCTGAATTTTGGGCATTATACAAAAAAGTAGGCGGAAACACTGTAAGAAACAAAGCACACCTCAGATTATTGATGGAAGAGATTATAGCAAAAAGAATCTAG
- the pckA gene encoding phosphoenolpyruvate carboxykinase (ATP), protein MQSFGISPSKIHRNLSVDDLVKIAVEKKEGVINSTGSLSVNTGKYTGRSPDDRFIVYDDKTHNTVDWGKVNHQFPSGKFEKLLEKMKSFVSNKELYVFDGFVGADKDNRLPIRVINDHVWQSLFARNLFIRPTNEELENHTPEFTILCINNFEAVPAVDGTESNVFIIIDLTRKIVLIGGTQYAGEMKKSMFSVMNFLLPEKGVFPMHCSANIGKDNDTALFFGLSGTGKTTLSADPNRKLIGDDEHGWSDNGTFNFEGGCYAKCINLSQEAEPEIWNAIRPGAVLENVVLNNNNPDYDDNLLTENTRVAYPLDYIPGAVIPSVGGHPKVIVFLTADALGVLPPISRLTKEGAMYHFMSGYTSKLAGTERGIKEPKSVFSECFGAPFMPRPAAVYAKVLGEKITKHNTVVYLVNTGWSGGPYGVGKRIKIKYSRAMVTAAINGSLNIVKYKHDDLFNLDIPTEVPDVPSDILDPKNTWTDKDSYDLSAKKLAQMFVENFKKFQNVAPEIISAGPVYRA, encoded by the coding sequence ATTCAGTCATTTGGAATTTCTCCCTCAAAGATACATCGAAATCTGAGTGTAGACGACCTAGTAAAAATTGCAGTAGAGAAAAAAGAAGGTGTAATCAATTCAACCGGTTCTCTTTCTGTTAATACCGGCAAGTACACTGGACGTTCTCCAGATGACAGATTCATCGTTTATGATGATAAGACTCACAATACTGTAGATTGGGGTAAAGTAAATCACCAATTCCCCTCTGGCAAATTTGAGAAATTACTGGAGAAGATGAAATCTTTTGTAAGCAACAAGGAACTCTACGTCTTTGATGGATTTGTAGGAGCTGACAAGGACAATCGTTTACCCATTAGAGTGATAAATGATCATGTATGGCAAAGTCTCTTTGCAAGAAATTTGTTTATTCGACCAACTAATGAGGAGCTAGAAAACCATACTCCTGAGTTTACTATTTTATGTATCAATAACTTTGAGGCAGTTCCGGCAGTAGATGGTACCGAGTCTAATGTTTTCATTATTATTGATTTAACTAGAAAAATTGTCTTAATTGGAGGAACCCAATATGCAGGTGAAATGAAAAAATCTATGTTTTCTGTAATGAATTTCCTTTTACCTGAAAAAGGAGTTTTCCCAATGCATTGCTCTGCAAATATTGGCAAAGATAATGACACTGCATTATTCTTTGGATTGTCTGGTACAGGAAAGACAACGTTATCCGCTGATCCAAACAGAAAATTAATTGGCGATGACGAACATGGTTGGTCTGATAACGGGACATTTAATTTCGAAGGAGGATGCTATGCAAAATGTATCAACCTAAGTCAAGAGGCAGAACCTGAAATTTGGAACGCAATTAGGCCAGGGGCTGTCTTAGAAAATGTTGTACTAAATAACAATAATCCCGATTATGATGATAATCTCTTAACTGAAAATACTCGAGTTGCATATCCTCTTGATTACATTCCAGGTGCAGTTATTCCAAGTGTAGGTGGTCATCCAAAAGTAATTGTATTTCTAACAGCTGATGCGTTGGGTGTTTTGCCCCCAATCTCCAGACTGACTAAAGAAGGTGCAATGTACCACTTCATGTCCGGTTATACAAGTAAGTTGGCAGGAACTGAACGAGGAATAAAGGAACCAAAATCTGTATTTTCTGAGTGCTTTGGAGCTCCATTCATGCCTAGACCAGCTGCAGTATATGCCAAGGTGTTGGGTGAAAAAATTACCAAACACAATACAGTCGTTTATCTAGTAAATACCGGATGGTCTGGTGGTCCATATGGTGTAGGTAAAAGAATTAAGATAAAATACAGTCGAGCAATGGTTACTGCTGCAATTAATGGCTCATTAAATATTGTAAAATACAAACATGATGATTTGTTTAACCTAGATATTCCAACTGAAGTGCCAGATGTTCCTTCAGACATTTTGGATCCGAAAAATACTTGGACTGATAAAGACTCTTACGATCTTTCTGCTAAAAAATTAGCTCAAATGTTTGTTGAGAACTTTAAAAAGTTCCAAAATGTTGCACCTGAAATCATTTCAGCAGGTCCTGTGTATCGTGCTTAA